The following coding sequences are from one Bufo bufo chromosome 2, aBufBuf1.1, whole genome shotgun sequence window:
- the LOC120990827 gene encoding olfactory receptor 6C70-like gives MSPQAQQMSVDMIHVNQTKFILVGFTLGPSAQNIVFLLFFVLYLISLIGNLSIITAVWLDKRLHTPMYFFLSSLAFLDIWFISSTVPKLLMILAYNSKIISISGCILQLYFYVSLGTIEFYLLAVMSVDRYVAISHPLRYHSIITNKVCLSLVLISWVFGFITFIYPTMLMFGLSFCGPYEINHFFCDSSAVVKISCSDIHQFDMVFASFASAVILGSFCLTLISYCNILFTILMIPSKRGKIKAFSTCASHFTVVSLVYGSAIFIYVRPVESSSPDLNKVVALLNSIMTPVLNPFIYTLRNRQVQQVFREIGMKFVPNKSSILLK, from the coding sequence ATGTCACCACAAGCTCAACAGATGTCTGTGGATATGATTCATGTCAACCAAACAAAATTTATTCTGGTTGGTTTTACACTTGGTCCTAGTGCACAGAACATTGTATTCTTACTGTTTTTTGTACTTTACTTGATATCTCTGATTGGAAACTTGTCAATTATTACTGCTGTCTGGTTGGACAAGCGCCTCCATACTCCCATGTATTTCTTCCTCAGCAGCTTGGCTTTTTTAGATATTTGGTTCATATCATCCACAGTCCCTAAATTGCTCATGATACTTGCTTACAACAGCAAAATCATTTCTATATCTGGTTGTATCCTGCAGTTGTATTTCTATGTATCATTAGGTACTATCGAATTTTATCTTTTAGCTGTGATGTCAGTGGATCGTTATGTAGCAATTTCTCATCCATTGAGGTATCATTCAATCATTACGAACAAGGTCTGTCTTTCGTTAGTGTTAATATCCTGGGTATTTGGATTTATTACTTTTATCTATCCCACAATGTTAATGTTTGGTTTGTCTTTCTGTGGTCCATATGAGATCAATCATTTCTTCTGTGATAGTTCAGCAGTTGTAAAGATAAGTTGCTCTGATATACATCAGTTTGATATGGTTTTTGCCAGCTTTGCCTCAGCTGTGATTTTGGGTTCTTTCTGTCTCACATTAATTTCCTATTGTAATATTCTCTTTACCATATTAATGATACCCTCTAAAAGGGGAAAAATCAAAGCTTTCTCAACTTGCGCCTCTCATTTCACAGTGGTCTCATTGGTTTATGGCAGTGCCATCTTTATCTATGTGCGACCAGTTGAGAGTTCCTCTCCTGACCTAAACAAAGTTGTTGCCCTTCTTAATAGTATCATGACACCAGTGCTTAATCCATTTATTTACACTTTGCGGAATAGACAGGTCCAACAAGTCTTCAGGGAAATAGGGATGAAGTTTGTTCCTAATAAAAGTTCCATTCtactaaaataa